DNA from Candidatus Woesearchaeota archaeon:
GGAGCATCGGCCAAAAAGCATATCAAGAAAATCGATGGGCAGGAACACTTTGAGGTCATTCATTTTCTTAACAACACCAGCATTGTTGGCCTTGGCGAGGCAAACAAAAAAACCGTTGCCACCATCAACAGCTACAATGCGCTGTGCCCAAAGGCAAATCTTTTTTACAAGGAAAAAACAGTATGCACGGGCTGCTCACCCGGAAAGTATGTTGGATGTATCACCTGCTCGAGTTCGGTCGGCCGCGTCCTGCTGCCGTGGTTTTTGAGGTATAATCCGCTGTTTTGGTTTTGGAATTACCGGTCGTATGTCAAACAACGAGAACACCTGCGAAACGTGGGGAAAAAAATTGTGTTCAGCGAGTACGCTGCCGGCATCCTCAAGCGATACGGCATGAACGGGCAGATACTGCCTAATTTCACCATCCCCCTGCCTCTGCACGCACACACAAAAAAGGAAAAAGAAATAAAAAAAACAGAAAAACAAAAAGAACAACCACTCACCATCGGATATATTGGCAGCCTCGAAAAAATGAAAGGTGTTGCAGCACTGCTCAAGGCATATGCGATTTTGAAAGCGAAAAAACAAGACGTGCGCATGGTGTTTGTTGGCAGCGGCAGGTATGAAATAGTGCTGCAGGCTCTTGCCAGGCACGATGAGAATATTATCTTTAAGGGGCCGCTCTCTCCCGAAGATACTCAAAAAGTATATGCAGAAATTGATGCAGTGGCCATTCCATCGCTCTGGCCCGAGCCGTTCAGCCGCGTACTTCTCGAAGCGTATTACCACGGCAAACCAGTCATTGCAACAGCGGTTGGCGGCAATGCAGATTATGTCGTTGATGGAGTCACTGGGTATCTGGTTTCACCTGACCATGCTGCTGAAGAATTAGCAGCAGCAATCACAACATTGAAAAATAGGAAGCAGTTGGCTGTGTTGGGGCGAAACGCGCGCAGTTATTATGACGCCAACCTCGCACCCGAAAAAACACTGCTAAAAATATGTGACGTGTATGAAAAAACACTGGATTAACCACCTCCTGTTTCTTGTTTTTGTTATTGGCATAGTTGGAATCATTAGTCTTTTTGTGAGTGCTGCACGGATACTTCCCATACGGCAGACAACGATTGCGATTGCGACCATTGGAAATAGTGAACCGCCGTATGATCAAGCACGCTCCTACGTTACAAAAAATGAATTTGATAAAGTGTATGAATTAGAACGGTATTGGAACTTTGACCGGCTCCAATATATGGAAAAAGTTTTCCTTCCGCGCAAAATTTTCGCCATGATTGGTGAAAAGTATAGTTTGAGTGCCACGCCGCAGGAAATCAGGCAGCGCATACTTGAAGAGCAGCACCGTGCAGGAAGAACGCTGGATGCGTGGAAAAAGCTTCTTGCAATTAATGAAGTCTCACCGTCTGACGTTGACCTGCTGTTTCGGGAAAAAATACTTGCCGAGAAAATGATGAACGCGATGCCCAACGTGCAAATTTCTGATGAAGAAGTTCTTTCATTTTACCGTGCCGCACTCAAAAATATTTCTGGCTGGGAATCGTTTGATGTGGTAAAAGAATCAGCAGAACGTGAAACTCTGCAGTACAAGAAATTTGCAGTGGTGGTAGCCCAAGCTATGACCGGAACGTACTATCGGATGGTACAACTCATTCCGAGCCCGTACCTGTGTAGAAAAAGCAGTTAGGTGACACATGAAAACGCATACGAACCTGAAGATTTTTTTTCTCTATCTGCTCATTGCCAGCATTGCAACGTATCCACTTATCCTCAAGCTTGAGGAACCGCTTGGCGTCAATCCACAGGATAATCTGTCGTTTATGTGGAATTTCTGGTGGATGAAAAAAGTGTTTACCGAAGGAAAAAATCCGCTGTACACCGATGCTTTGTTTTATCCAACTGGCATCAACATGGCGTTCACGGATATGACATTTTTTAACTCAATTATCGGCATGGTAATTGGTGAGGCAACAGATTATGTTACAGCGTTTAACCTGATTGCCTTCTTGACCTGTGTTTTTGGGGCGTTCACAATGTATCTTTTGCTGGTGTACCTGCTGAAAAATAGATACGCGGCGTTTTTTGGGGGTTATATCTACGCATTCGGCCCATGGCATATCTACAAGATTAATAGTTCGCTCATCTGGGCGAGCATCGAGTTTGTGCCGCTGTTTCTGCTGTTTTTGTTCAAGACAACTGAAGAGCCGACCAAAAAAAATGCGCTGCTGATGGGGTTGTTTTTGGCGCTGACCTTTTACACGAGCATTCCATTTGCATTTGTTATGGTACTGTTCTCGTTGATATATACAGCATGGCTCCTGGTAACGAAGAAAGCAACAAAAAAGCTGGCGGCATGCCTTGGCCTTGGCGCACTGCTATTCACCGCGCTGGTGAGCCCAATTGTGATATCGATGATTATTGCTCGAGGAGAATATATTGCAACAACAAATCCAGGCCAGGACCTTTCTATGTATAGTGTGCGCACCTCGGCCCATCTGATAGCAACAGGAGTCCATACGAAAACGGTGATTGGTGTAACCACAATTATCTTAGGCCTTGCAGGCAGTCTTCTCCTGTTCAAAAAGAAAAAAGGTGAGGCAGTGCTCTGGCTCTCTTCACTCCTGATTTTTTTTGTGCTGAACCTTGGTGATCAGGGAATAAAAGTAGGAAAGCAGATCTACGCTGAAAATCTGTTGATGCCAGCGTATTTTTTACGCCAGCTTCCCCTCCTTAACTCGTTTGATTTTACCAAAACAGTCTTTGTAGTGGTTCTTATCACCAGCATTCTTGCAGGGTATGGGTGCGTACCGCTCGTTGAGTTCCTCCGAAAGAATACTGACCGCAAGAGCTTTGCCGCCGGAATCATGTTGCTTTTTTTTATTATTGCCGCAGACATCACCACAGCAGTGGTGCCCTCGGACAAGGAGTTGTTTTCTGAGAAGCGCAACGATGCATACAAGATACTTGCCCAACGGGGAACGCCAGATGACGTGGTGATGAATCTGCCTATCCCGTGGTGGGTAAATAAGACGGCCGTAATAAAGCCAGAACTCATCAGCGTACGGAACATGATGGGGCAGACGGTGTTCAACAAAAAGATAATGAGCGGCTACCGTTCACGCATTTCAGATGGCCTTATTCAGCGGGCGCGACTGCTGTACCTGACTGATCCGGAAAAAATAAAGGACACCAGTCGATTTGTGGTTATCTATAAAAGTTATGTGTTCCCAACCAAATCTTCCAATTCGGCGTTCAGCTGTGACATTCCACTCGACCCAAAAGGAAAAGAATTTATAGACAAGGTTATGGTGCGGTTTGCACGCGCGAAAATATATGAGGATCATGCGTTTATTATATATGATCTTGCAGAAGATGAGGAAGAACAGCGCGGACAAAATGATGAACAATATGAACACAAAAAAACTTAACTTCGGCTGCGGCAAAGATGTCAAACAGGGTTGGACCAATGCAGACATTGCGAAACTGCTGGGTGTGGACGTGCACTTTGACTTTGACCAGTTTCCCTACCCGTTCAAGAACAATGAATTTGATGAGGTGTACTGCCGCCACGTGCTTGAGCACACACGCAACCTGATTGCGACTATGGAAGAGCTCCACCGCATTACCAAGCCCTGCGGCACGATAAAAGTCATCTGCCCGTATTTTGCCGGACAGGGCGCGTACAATGACCCGACGCACACCCGCTTTTTTGCCTACCGCACATTTGAGTATTTCAATGAAAACGGCTTTTATTCAAAAGCAGTGTTCAGC
Protein-coding regions in this window:
- a CDS encoding glycosyltransferase family 4 protein, with the protein product MKNAKKVLLVTEYYPPVIYGGGEIGAQMLARGLSLQGMQVTVLTSAAPGKNNEASEKNENGIRVLRLLETGNPRTMLGNIKRRLVFGASAKKHIKKIDGQEHFEVIHFLNNTSIVGLGEANKKTVATINSYNALCPKANLFYKEKTVCTGCSPGKYVGCITCSSSVGRVLLPWFLRYNPLFWFWNYRSYVKQREHLRNVGKKIVFSEYAAGILKRYGMNGQILPNFTIPLPLHAHTKKEKEIKKTEKQKEQPLTIGYIGSLEKMKGVAALLKAYAILKAKKQDVRMVFVGSGRYEIVLQALARHDENIIFKGPLSPEDTQKVYAEIDAVAIPSLWPEPFSRVLLEAYYHGKPVIATAVGGNADYVVDGVTGYLVSPDHAAEELAAAITTLKNRKQLAVLGRNARSYYDANLAPEKTLLKICDVYEKTLD
- a CDS encoding methyltransferase domain-containing protein — translated: MNTKKLNFGCGKDVKQGWTNADIAKLLGVDVHFDFDQFPYPFKNNEFDEVYCRHVLEHTRNLIATMEELHRITKPCGTIKVICPYFAGQGAYNDPTHTRFFAYRTFEYFNENGFYSKAVFSTKQRRIFFFSSKGFMKSAWFSWPLDRLINFAPMLYQRFFCYLLPSSEIHYELEVVKIK